The Streptomyces sp. JB150 genomic interval TCGCCGACCGGCCCCGGTCCCAGGACATCGACTACATCGTGGTGCACGACACGGAGGGCCGCTGGGAGGGCGTCCTGAAGATGGTCCAGGACCCGACCTATGTGTCCTGGCACTACAGTCTGCGCTCCACGGACGGGCACATCGCCCAGCACGTGAAGGCGAAGGACGTGGCCTGGCACGCGGGCAACTGGTTCGTGAACGCCAAGTCGGTGGGTCTGGAGCACGAGGGGTTCCTGGCGTCGCCGGACGCCTGGTACACGGAGGCGATGTACCGCTCGTCGGCGCGGCTGGTGCGGTACCTGGCCAAGCGGTACGGCATCCCGCTGGACCGGCAGCACATCCTCGGCCACGACACCGTGCCGGGGCCGACCCCGGCGACCGTGCCGGGCATGCACACCGACCCGGGGCCGTACTGGGACTGGCAGCACTACTTCACGCTGCTCGGCCGCCCGTTCCGGCCCACGGCGGGCCCGGGCTCCGGCGTGGTGACGATCCGCCCGGACTACGCCACCAACCGTCCGGAGTTCACCGGCTGTGTCTCCCCGGGCGAGCCGTGCGCGGTGCACGGGTCGAGCGCGGTGCGGCTGTACTCGGGTCCCGGTGAGGAGTATCCGCTGATCAAGGACATCGGGCTGCGGCCGGGCGGCGGTGACTCGACGACCGGGGTCAACGACATCGGCTCGCGGGTCTCCACCGGTCAGCAGTACGCGGTGGCGGACCGCGCCGGTGACTGGACGGCGATCTGGTTCCTCGGCCAGAAGGCCTGGTTCAGGAACCCGGCGACGTCCCCGGCGGCCGTCCCGGCGCGGGGCGTGGTGGTGACGCCGAAGGAGGGCCGCACGAGCGTCCCGGTCTACGGCCGCGCCTACCCGGAGGCCGCCGCCTATCCGGCGGGCGTGCCCGCGCAGCCGGTGACGCCGCTGCCGTACCGGCTGCCGGCGGGGCAGCGGTACGTGGTGGGCGAGCGGCTGCCCGGCCAGTACTACTACGCGGTCGCCTACGACACCGGCTCGCACCGGGTGGTGACCGGCCAGGACGTGTACTACCAGATCCAGTACGGCCACCGGGTGGCGTTCGTGCGGGCGGCCGACGTCGACGTGGTGCCGTCGGCCGGGTGACGCGCGGGCCTCAGCCCTGCTGGAAGAGTTCCGCCGGGAGCGGCTTGAGCAGGGCGTAGAGGTCGTCGGTGATGGGGCGGTCCCAGGCGGCGATGGTGACGAGGACGTTGTCGCTGCGGTCGAACTGGACGCAGGAGATCCGGCTCTCGGAGAGCTTGACGCGGCGCACGATCAGCAGGTTGTCGCCCTGCATGACCGGCACGTCCTCGGTGCCGACGACGGTCACCTCCTCGTCGTTCTCCAGCGCCAGCAGCAGCTGGGCCACCTCGAAAGGGACCTGGCCGTCGGGGACCTCGCGGGCCGGGGAGCCCTCGGGGAGGTTGCCGATGATCATGGCGGGGCCGCGGCCGCCGAACAGGTCGTAACGGAGGAAGACGCCCTGGCAGCTGCCGTCGGGGGCGGGCAGCAGGCCCGCGCCCAGATTGCCGGGCCAGTCGCCCGGATCCATGGCCAGTACGTCGAAGTCGGGCCCGGCGGGAGTGGCACTGCGGCGGCGGAGGAACGACATGTCGCCATGGTACGTGGCCGCGGGGTGACCGCGCCGGGCGGGAGGC includes:
- a CDS encoding N-acetylmuramoyl-L-alanine amidase gives rise to the protein MASAALLLPLLGAAPPGDDAPASGLQEAFAAAAEAYDVPRSVLLGVSYLQSRWDTHAGAPSVVGGYGPMHLTDARTALATAAPHHAEGTEDPRGDDSRPPLLPTAEVPAGTRLPARLTTLTKAAGLTGLPPERLRTDPAANIAGGAALLAEAQRELGAPASDDPADWYGAVARFSGADDSATAAAYANDVYDVLRTGGARVTDAGERVALAARPDLMPDTARLRQAGLRTADAEGTECPPTVSCEWIPAPYEEFGDGDYGNHDLADRPRSQDIDYIVVHDTEGRWEGVLKMVQDPTYVSWHYSLRSTDGHIAQHVKAKDVAWHAGNWFVNAKSVGLEHEGFLASPDAWYTEAMYRSSARLVRYLAKRYGIPLDRQHILGHDTVPGPTPATVPGMHTDPGPYWDWQHYFTLLGRPFRPTAGPGSGVVTIRPDYATNRPEFTGCVSPGEPCAVHGSSAVRLYSGPGEEYPLIKDIGLRPGGGDSTTGVNDIGSRVSTGQQYAVADRAGDWTAIWFLGQKAWFRNPATSPAAVPARGVVVTPKEGRTSVPVYGRAYPEAAAYPAGVPAQPVTPLPYRLPAGQRYVVGERLPGQYYYAVAYDTGSHRVVTGQDVYYQIQYGHRVAFVRAADVDVVPSAG